A single genomic interval of Mycolicibacterium sp. MU0053 harbors:
- a CDS encoding MFS transporter, producing MGDPRVSPAVWRSVRALPNFRRLLELRVVSQFGDGLFSAGLAGALLFNPERAATPWAIAGAFAVLFLPYSLLGPFAGALLDRWDRRLVLVGANLGRLVLILGVGLLLATRASDLAVLCGALLVNGFGRFVGSGLSAALPHVVPRDQVVSMNSVAIAAGALAAFAGANFMLVPRWLIGAGDTGSAAIIFMVAVPVTLALLLALRFPARVLGPDDTVRTDHGSAVRAVASGWLRGARTVWAVPPVAATLAGLAVHRMAFGINTLLVLVIVRHTDVPTVGVAGLGTAVVFVAATGTGSFLATVLTPAAVRRWGRYTTANAALAAAALVQVAAATLQLPVLVLCGLALGALGQVVKLCADSAMQIDVDDPLRGHVFAVQDSLFWVSFIAAVTAAAAVVPPDGQAPLLALAGSLLYLGGLAVHAAVGRLR from the coding sequence TCCGCGCCCTCCCGAATTTCCGGCGTCTTCTCGAACTGCGCGTAGTCAGCCAATTCGGCGACGGCCTGTTCTCGGCCGGGCTGGCCGGCGCTTTGCTGTTCAACCCCGAACGCGCTGCGACCCCGTGGGCCATCGCCGGCGCCTTCGCGGTGCTGTTCCTGCCCTACTCGCTGCTGGGACCGTTCGCCGGCGCGCTGCTGGATCGCTGGGATCGTCGGCTGGTCCTGGTGGGCGCCAACCTCGGTCGGCTGGTGCTGATCCTCGGGGTCGGGCTGCTGCTGGCGACCCGCGCCAGCGACCTCGCGGTGCTGTGCGGCGCGCTGTTGGTCAACGGTTTCGGCCGCTTCGTCGGCTCGGGCCTGTCGGCGGCGCTGCCGCATGTCGTCCCCCGCGATCAGGTGGTGTCGATGAACTCGGTCGCGATCGCCGCCGGGGCGTTGGCCGCGTTCGCCGGCGCCAACTTCATGCTGGTGCCGCGCTGGCTGATCGGGGCGGGCGACACCGGTTCGGCGGCCATCATCTTCATGGTCGCGGTTCCGGTGACCCTCGCCCTGCTGCTGGCGCTGAGGTTCCCGGCCCGGGTACTCGGCCCCGACGACACCGTCCGCACCGACCACGGCTCGGCGGTGCGCGCGGTGGCCAGCGGCTGGCTGCGCGGCGCCCGGACCGTGTGGGCCGTGCCCCCGGTCGCCGCGACGCTGGCCGGGCTGGCGGTGCACCGAATGGCGTTCGGCATCAACACCTTGCTGGTGCTGGTCATCGTCCGGCACACCGATGTCCCGACCGTCGGGGTCGCCGGGTTGGGCACCGCGGTGGTGTTCGTGGCCGCCACCGGCACCGGCTCCTTCCTGGCCACCGTTCTCACGCCGGCAGCGGTGCGGCGTTGGGGCCGGTACACCACCGCCAACGCCGCGCTGGCCGCCGCGGCGCTCGTGCAGGTGGCCGCGGCGACCCTGCAGCTGCCCGTGCTGGTGCTGTGCGGCCTGGCCCTGGGCGCGCTGGGCCAGGTGGTCAAGCTGTGTGCGGACAGCGCCATGCAGATCGACGTCGACGACCCGCTGCGCGGACATGTGTTCGCCGTTCAGGATTCACTCTTCTGGGTCTCGTTCATCGCCGCGGTCACCGCCGCGGCCGCCGTCGTCCCGCCCGACGGGCAAGCTCCCCTGCTGGCGCTGGCCGGCTCACTGCTCTATCTCGGCGGGCTTGCCGTGCACGCGGCCGTCGGGCGTTTACGGTGA
- a CDS encoding TIGR03084 family metal-binding protein: MGSAGAIIDDLVAESTELDALVAPLAADDWARPTPAPGWTVAHQIAHLLWTDRASLVSVTDEAGFGDVLASAAANPTGFVDAAAEELATMPPPELLADWRRTRTLLHDALRTVPDGRKLVWFGPPMSAASMATARLMETWAHGLDVADALGVQREPTARLKSIAHIGVRTRDYAYAVHGETPPGAPFHVELRAPDGDTWTWGPPDAAQRVTGSAADFCALVTQRRPRRELDVVAHGPDAEHWLTIAQAFAGPPGPGR; encoded by the coding sequence ATGGGTTCCGCCGGAGCGATCATCGATGACCTCGTCGCCGAGAGCACCGAACTCGACGCCCTGGTGGCGCCGCTGGCAGCGGACGACTGGGCGCGCCCGACCCCGGCGCCGGGCTGGACCGTCGCCCATCAGATCGCGCACCTGCTGTGGACCGACCGGGCATCGCTGGTCTCGGTCACCGACGAGGCGGGTTTCGGCGACGTGCTGGCGTCGGCCGCGGCCAACCCCACCGGGTTCGTCGATGCGGCCGCCGAGGAACTCGCCACAATGCCGCCGCCGGAACTGCTGGCCGACTGGCGCCGCACCCGCACGCTGCTGCACGACGCGCTGCGCACGGTGCCCGACGGCCGCAAGCTGGTCTGGTTCGGCCCGCCGATGAGCGCCGCATCGATGGCCACGGCGCGGCTGATGGAGACCTGGGCCCACGGTCTCGACGTCGCCGATGCGCTCGGGGTCCAGCGCGAGCCCACCGCGCGGCTGAAGTCGATCGCGCACATCGGGGTCCGGACCCGCGACTACGCCTACGCCGTGCACGGCGAAACCCCGCCGGGCGCACCGTTTCACGTGGAACTACGCGCGCCCGACGGCGACACCTGGACGTGGGGACCGCCGGACGCCGCACAGCGGGTGACCGGATCGGCCGCGGATTTCTGTGCGTTGGTCACGCAGCGCCGACCGCGGCGCGAACTCGATGTGGTCGCCCACGGCCCCGACGCCGAGCACTGGCTGACCATCGCGCAGGCCTTCGCGGGGCCGCCCGGGCCGGGACGCTGA
- a CDS encoding pullulanase, whose translation MEYCMGADDGTASMWTAEPDVDADSDGILDGVAVDFDGDGTFDDALVDLDADGLADHAVLNYAGPAGEWFTDDGSGTWAVAAAAPGTGTGLRWYGLDGVEQSGGPLVDFDADGLADDRLWDGDGDGLADRVIAEDGSVGFVDVDGDGRMDIKLVDSDGDGAADDAGAL comes from the coding sequence ATGGAGTACTGCATGGGTGCCGACGACGGCACCGCTTCGATGTGGACCGCCGAACCCGACGTCGACGCCGATAGCGACGGCATCCTGGACGGGGTCGCGGTGGATTTCGACGGCGACGGGACGTTCGACGACGCGCTGGTCGACCTGGACGCCGACGGGCTGGCCGACCACGCCGTGCTGAACTACGCCGGACCGGCCGGCGAGTGGTTCACCGATGACGGTTCCGGGACCTGGGCGGTGGCGGCCGCGGCGCCGGGCACCGGCACGGGCCTGCGCTGGTACGGCCTCGACGGCGTGGAACAGTCCGGCGGTCCGCTGGTCGATTTCGACGCCGACGGGCTGGCCGACGACCGGCTGTGGGACGGCGACGGGGACGGGTTGGCCGACCGGGTGATCGCCGAGGACGGATCGGTCGGCTTCGTCGACGTCGACGGGGACGGTCGGATGGACATCAAGTTGGTGGATTCCGACGGCGACGGCGCCGCCGACGACGCGGGCGCGCTGTAG